From Longimicrobiaceae bacterium, a single genomic window includes:
- a CDS encoding NYN domain-containing protein, with translation MSAAAIFVDGGYFDRVSRDCGSPRIDFGKLASELSKPNDLLRTYYYHCLPYQSPVPTPEEIERHTGKQRFFSALNRLNRFEVREGKLEFRGVDKDTMKPIFEQKRVDIYLGVDLVLLAVKQRISRAILITGDSDFLPAVRAAKNEGVLIHLYHGAGPQQPHRDLWEEADERTVITPDLLNHFLLL, from the coding sequence ATGAGCGCGGCGGCTATTTTCGTTGATGGCGGTTATTTCGACCGGGTTTCGCGCGACTGCGGCTCGCCGCGGATCGACTTCGGCAAGCTGGCGTCCGAGCTGTCCAAGCCGAACGACCTGCTGCGGACCTACTACTATCACTGCCTTCCGTACCAGAGCCCGGTTCCCACGCCCGAGGAGATCGAGCGGCACACGGGCAAGCAGCGCTTCTTCAGCGCGCTCAACCGCCTGAACCGCTTCGAGGTGCGCGAGGGCAAGCTGGAGTTCCGCGGGGTCGACAAGGACACGATGAAGCCCATCTTCGAGCAGAAGCGGGTGGACATCTACCTGGGCGTGGACCTGGTGCTGCTGGCGGTGAAGCAGCGCATCTCCCGTGCGATCCTGATCACGGGCGACAGCGACTTCCTGCCCGCCGTGCGCGCCGCCAAGAACGAGGGCGTGCTGATCCACCTGTATCACGGCGCCGGCCCGCAGCAGCCCCACCGCGACCTGTGGGAAGAGGCCGACGAACGCACCGTCATCACCCCGGACCTGCTCAACCACTTCCTGCTGCTCTGA